A part of Kitasatospora acidiphila genomic DNA contains:
- a CDS encoding SDR family NAD(P)-dependent oxidoreductase yields the protein MSNPTADLTGKVIVVAGASGPAGQAVLRRVAAGGAVVIAADIDQQRLDAAVDQVRAAVPGATVHAQVIDLLDLEQVKDWADRLEAEHGHVDGLFHLVGGWRGSKTFTDTKLEDWDFLHNTVLRTLQHTSLAFQPALLRSTDGRYAMIGAAAAHKPTQGGAAYTAAKAASEAWTLAMAHSFTKQTTDPDGTPTAAAVILVIKALLTPEMRAEKPEAKFTGFTETADLADHLADLWSRPAAELNGQHLWLTAQ from the coding sequence ATGAGCAACCCCACCGCTGACCTGACCGGCAAGGTGATCGTGGTCGCCGGCGCCAGCGGCCCGGCCGGCCAGGCCGTGCTGCGCCGGGTCGCCGCCGGCGGCGCCGTGGTGATCGCCGCCGACATCGACCAGCAGCGCCTGGACGCGGCAGTCGACCAGGTGCGCGCCGCCGTCCCCGGCGCCACGGTGCACGCCCAGGTCATCGACCTGCTCGACCTGGAGCAGGTCAAGGACTGGGCCGACCGCCTGGAGGCCGAGCACGGCCACGTCGACGGCCTGTTCCACCTGGTCGGCGGCTGGCGCGGCAGCAAGACCTTCACCGACACCAAGCTCGAGGACTGGGACTTCCTGCACAACACCGTGCTGCGCACCCTGCAGCACACCTCGCTGGCCTTCCAGCCCGCCCTGCTGCGCAGCACGGACGGCCGCTACGCGATGATCGGTGCCGCGGCCGCGCACAAGCCCACCCAGGGCGGCGCCGCCTACACGGCCGCCAAGGCCGCCAGCGAGGCCTGGACCCTCGCCATGGCCCACTCCTTCACCAAGCAGACCACCGACCCGGACGGCACCCCCACCGCGGCGGCCGTCATCCTGGTGATCAAGGCCCTGCTCACTCCCGAGATGCGGGCCGAGAAGCCCGAGGCCAAGTTCACCGGCTTCACCGAGACCGCCGACCTGGCCGACCACCTGGCGGACCTCTGGTCCCGCCCCGCAGCAGAACTGAACGGACAGCACCTGTGGCTGACAGCCCAATGA
- a CDS encoding threonine aldolase family protein, whose amino-acid sequence MSNPTDAVRHHDPAARGFASDNYAGVHPEILAAIALANGGHQIAYGEDQYTEHLQSVFKRHFGDRAEAYPVFNGTGANVVALQALLPRWGAVIAAESAHINVDECGAPEKMAGIKLHLVPTPDGKLTPELIDRQAYGWDDEHRASPLAVSITQSTELGTLYTADEVKAICDHAHERGMLVHMDGSRLANAAATLGLPFREFTTEAGVDVLSFGGTKNGLLFGEAVVVLNPERVRNIKYLRKMSMQLASKMRFVSVQFEALLTGDLWLRNAGHANAMAKRLETAVRGIDGITVVRPVQANAVFAILPREVSERLQKRYRFYFWDEHTGEVRWMTAFDTTEEDIDAFAAAIAEEMAR is encoded by the coding sequence ATGAGCAACCCCACCGACGCAGTGCGCCACCACGACCCCGCCGCCCGCGGGTTCGCCAGCGACAACTACGCCGGTGTCCACCCGGAGATCCTGGCCGCCATCGCCCTGGCCAACGGCGGCCACCAGATCGCCTACGGCGAGGACCAGTACACCGAGCACCTGCAGAGCGTCTTCAAGCGGCACTTCGGCGACCGCGCCGAGGCCTACCCGGTGTTCAACGGCACCGGCGCCAACGTGGTCGCGCTGCAGGCCCTGCTCCCGCGCTGGGGCGCCGTGATCGCCGCCGAGAGCGCCCACATCAACGTGGACGAGTGCGGCGCGCCGGAGAAGATGGCCGGCATCAAGCTCCACCTGGTGCCGACGCCGGACGGCAAGCTCACCCCCGAGCTCATCGACCGGCAGGCCTACGGCTGGGACGACGAGCACCGCGCGTCGCCGCTCGCCGTCTCCATCACCCAGAGCACCGAGCTCGGCACCCTGTACACCGCCGACGAGGTCAAGGCGATCTGCGACCACGCCCACGAGCGCGGCATGCTGGTGCACATGGACGGCTCCCGACTGGCCAACGCGGCCGCCACGCTGGGCCTGCCGTTCCGCGAGTTCACCACCGAGGCCGGCGTCGACGTGCTGTCCTTCGGCGGTACCAAGAACGGCCTGCTGTTCGGCGAGGCCGTGGTGGTGCTCAACCCCGAGCGGGTCCGCAACATCAAGTACCTGCGCAAGATGTCGATGCAGCTCGCCTCGAAGATGCGCTTCGTCTCGGTGCAGTTCGAGGCGCTGCTCACCGGCGACCTCTGGCTGCGCAACGCCGGCCACGCCAACGCCATGGCCAAGCGCCTGGAGACGGCCGTGCGCGGCATCGACGGCATCACCGTGGTCCGCCCGGTGCAGGCCAACGCGGTGTTCGCGATCCTGCCGCGCGAGGTCAGCGAGCGGCTGCAGAAGCGCTACCGCTTCTACTTCTGGGACGAGCACACCGGCGAGGTGCGCTGGATGACCGCCTTCGACACCACGGAGGAGGACATCGACGCCTTCGCCGCGGCGATCGCGGAGGAGATGGCGCGGTAG
- a CDS encoding HIT family protein: MTENQLIEPSEYVRSLPIGERIPLPTDGIPFWDVFPYEGDIQIKVLEPPVLPEPPRNGEHGTEDCFTCKRGEDDPTVIWANENWMVRTVSEPAALPAMLMLVPRAHHDLVDLPPELAVEMGGMIQRVERAILSLGGIARVHVNRWGDGGAHLHWWLIARPEGMMQLRGTCLPLWDDVLPKQSPEAWAETNRRLAEALTADGR; encoded by the coding sequence GTGACCGAGAACCAGCTCATAGAGCCCAGTGAGTACGTCCGCAGCCTCCCCATCGGTGAGCGGATCCCCCTGCCGACCGACGGCATCCCGTTCTGGGATGTCTTCCCGTACGAGGGCGACATCCAGATCAAGGTCCTGGAGCCGCCGGTGCTGCCCGAGCCGCCGCGGAACGGTGAGCACGGCACCGAGGACTGCTTCACCTGCAAGCGCGGTGAGGACGACCCGACGGTGATCTGGGCGAACGAGAACTGGATGGTCCGCACGGTCTCCGAGCCGGCCGCGCTGCCCGCGATGCTGATGCTGGTCCCGCGTGCTCACCACGACCTCGTCGATCTGCCGCCCGAGCTGGCGGTGGAGATGGGCGGGATGATCCAGCGCGTGGAGCGAGCGATCCTCTCTCTCGGCGGGATCGCCCGGGTGCATGTCAACCGGTGGGGCGACGGCGGCGCGCACCTGCACTGGTGGCTGATCGCCCGTCCCGAGGGCATGATGCAGCTGCGCGGCACCTGTCTGCCGCTCTGGGACGACGTGCTGCCCAAGCAGTCGCCCGAGGCCTGGGCGGAGACCAACCGCCGACTCGCCGAGGCGCTGACGGCCGACGGCCGGTAG
- a CDS encoding lysophospholipid acyltransferase family protein, with amino-acid sequence MAEFVYPPVIRTALAAFKALDVRFDIQGAEHVPATGGAVLVSNHISYLDFIFAGMGAFKVAKRKTRFMAKDDVFKHRISGPLMRGMKHIAVDRTDGQPAYDAAVSALRAGEVVGVFPEATISRSFMLKKFKTGAARMAADAGAPLLPVVLWGTQQLWTKGRPKTLTKRHVPVTIMIGEPIHLTPTDKPVMVTRRLRAAMSEMLDRAQREYPARPKGSEDSWWLPAHLGGTAPTLEEAEALDEAEATAKAARRAAAVSG; translated from the coding sequence GTGGCAGAATTCGTGTACCCACCGGTGATCCGGACAGCGCTGGCTGCTTTCAAGGCACTGGACGTGCGGTTCGACATCCAGGGTGCCGAGCATGTCCCCGCCACCGGCGGCGCGGTCCTGGTGAGCAATCACATCAGCTATCTGGACTTCATCTTCGCCGGCATGGGCGCCTTCAAGGTGGCCAAGCGCAAGACCCGCTTCATGGCCAAGGACGACGTCTTCAAGCACCGCATCTCCGGCCCGCTGATGCGCGGCATGAAGCACATCGCGGTGGACCGCACCGACGGGCAGCCCGCCTATGACGCCGCCGTGAGCGCGCTCCGGGCCGGCGAGGTGGTCGGTGTCTTCCCCGAGGCCACCATCAGCCGCTCGTTCATGCTGAAGAAGTTCAAGACCGGCGCCGCCCGGATGGCTGCCGACGCCGGCGCCCCGCTGCTGCCAGTGGTCCTCTGGGGCACCCAGCAGCTCTGGACCAAGGGCCGGCCCAAGACGCTCACCAAGCGGCACGTGCCGGTGACCATCATGATCGGCGAGCCGATCCACCTGACGCCGACCGACAAGCCGGTGATGGTCACCCGGCGGCTGCGGGCCGCGATGAGCGAGATGCTGGACCGCGCCCAGCGCGAGTACCCGGCGCGCCCCAAGGGCTCCGAGGACTCCTGGTGGCTGCCGGCCCACCTGGGCGGCACTGCACCCACTCTGGAGGAGGCGGAGGCCCTGGACGAGGCCGAGGCCACCGCCAAGGCCGCGCGGCGGGCCGCCGCGGTCAGCGGTTGA
- a CDS encoding thioredoxin family protein — protein MLRRAGRARGEGSVVVGSGVVELSAAELGAGVVLGERATLVQFSTAFCQPWRATRRVLAQVAALVPGVAHVDIDAEQHLELVRRLEILRTPTTLVLDAHGTLVHRAAGQPRRAAVLAALADAL, from the coding sequence ATGCTAAGACGCGCCGGGCGGGCGCGGGGAGAGGGATCGGTCGTAGTGGGATCAGGCGTAGTGGAGCTGTCGGCCGCGGAACTCGGCGCAGGTGTCGTGCTGGGGGAGCGGGCCACCCTGGTGCAGTTCTCCACCGCCTTCTGTCAGCCGTGGCGGGCCACCCGCCGGGTCCTCGCCCAGGTCGCGGCCCTGGTGCCGGGCGTGGCGCACGTGGACATCGACGCGGAGCAGCACCTGGAGCTGGTGCGCCGCCTGGAGATCCTTCGCACCCCCACCACACTGGTGCTGGACGCGCACGGCACCCTCGTCCACCGGGCTGCCGGGCAGCCGCGCCGGGCCGCCGTGCTGGCCGCCCTCGCGGACGCGCTCTGA
- a CDS encoding electron transfer flavoprotein subunit alpha/FixB family protein yields the protein MAEILVLVDHADGAVRKPALELLTLARRIGEPSAVVLGAGAAAADIAAKAAEFGAAKVYVADGAEFADYLVVPKVDALTQIAKASSAAAVLVTSSGEGKEVAARVALRLGSGVITDAVDLEAGADGPVATQSVFAASFQVKSKVTKGAPVITVKPNAAAPEAAPAAGAVENVTVEFTGNAAKVTSRNPRVSSGRPELTEAAIVVSGGRGVGAAEGFGVVEELADALGAAVGASRAAVDAGWYPHSNQVGQTGKQVSPQLYVAAGISGAIQHRAGMQTSKTIVAINKDEEAPIFELVDFGVVGDLFDVLPQLTGEVKARKG from the coding sequence ATGGCTGAGATCCTGGTCCTCGTGGACCACGCCGACGGCGCCGTCCGCAAGCCCGCGCTGGAGCTGCTCACCCTGGCCCGCCGGATCGGCGAGCCGTCCGCGGTCGTCCTCGGCGCCGGTGCGGCCGCCGCCGACATCGCCGCCAAGGCCGCCGAGTTCGGCGCCGCCAAGGTCTACGTGGCCGACGGTGCCGAGTTCGCCGACTACCTGGTCGTGCCCAAGGTCGACGCGCTCACCCAGATCGCCAAGGCCTCCTCGGCCGCCGCCGTTCTGGTCACCTCCTCCGGTGAGGGCAAGGAGGTCGCCGCGCGCGTCGCGCTGCGCCTCGGCTCCGGTGTGATCACCGACGCCGTCGACCTGGAGGCCGGCGCGGACGGCCCGGTCGCCACCCAGTCGGTCTTCGCCGCCTCGTTCCAGGTGAAGTCCAAGGTCACCAAGGGCGCGCCGGTCATCACCGTCAAGCCGAACGCCGCCGCCCCCGAGGCCGCCCCGGCCGCCGGCGCGGTGGAGAACGTCACCGTCGAGTTCACCGGCAACGCCGCCAAGGTCACCTCGCGCAACCCGCGGGTCTCCTCGGGCCGCCCGGAGCTGACCGAGGCCGCGATCGTGGTCTCCGGTGGCCGTGGCGTCGGTGCCGCCGAGGGCTTCGGCGTCGTCGAGGAGCTGGCCGACGCGCTGGGCGCGGCCGTCGGTGCCTCGCGCGCCGCGGTGGACGCGGGCTGGTACCCGCACAGCAACCAGGTCGGCCAGACCGGCAAGCAGGTCTCCCCGCAGCTGTACGTCGCGGCGGGCATCTCCGGTGCCATCCAGCACCGGGCCGGCATGCAGACCTCCAAGACCATCGTCGCGATCAACAAGGACGAGGAGGCGCCGATCTTCGAGCTGGTCGACTTCGGCGTCGTCGGCGACCTGTTCGACGTGCTGCCGCAGCTGACCGGCGAGGTCAAGGCGCGCAAGGGCTGA
- a CDS encoding NUDIX hydrolase — protein MIVWVNGTFGAGKSSACRELVELLPGSTLFDPEEVGYALKQWLPARRLAEVADFQDLPSWRRLVPEVAAAMLDEAPGTLVVPMTLLREAYRDEIFGALAARGISVHHFVLDAEETILRSRITACEEYPGNPEASARTRRWRLDHLPDYRAAQEWLHRDAHVVDTADLTPRQVAEALAALVKDGTARCPIVRSSTARGDTVAAAVLLFDEQDRVLLVDPVYKPAWEFPGGVVELGEAPTDAGVREVAEELGLELEPAALRLLAVDWEPATDDRRGGLRLVYDGGRLTPGRRAALRLPPDELRAWRLVSAAEAADLLPPNRHRRLLAALAARSGDAPQYLEAGQPAALGLPAGSTAG, from the coding sequence GTGATCGTCTGGGTCAATGGGACGTTCGGTGCGGGCAAGAGCAGTGCCTGCCGGGAGCTGGTGGAGCTGCTGCCGGGCAGCACGCTCTTCGACCCCGAGGAGGTCGGCTACGCCCTGAAGCAGTGGCTGCCGGCCCGGCGGCTGGCCGAGGTCGCCGACTTCCAGGACCTGCCGTCCTGGCGCCGCCTGGTGCCCGAGGTGGCCGCGGCCATGCTGGACGAGGCCCCGGGCACCCTGGTGGTGCCGATGACCCTGCTGCGCGAGGCCTACCGGGACGAGATCTTCGGCGCCCTCGCGGCCCGGGGCATCAGCGTGCACCACTTCGTGCTGGACGCTGAGGAAACGATCCTGCGCAGCCGGATCACGGCCTGCGAGGAGTACCCCGGCAACCCGGAGGCCAGCGCCCGCACCCGCCGCTGGCGCCTGGACCACCTGCCCGACTACCGCGCCGCCCAGGAGTGGCTGCACCGCGACGCCCATGTCGTGGACACCGCCGACCTGACGCCTCGTCAGGTCGCCGAGGCCCTGGCCGCGCTGGTCAAGGACGGCACCGCCCGCTGCCCGATCGTGCGCAGCTCCACGGCCCGCGGCGACACCGTGGCCGCCGCGGTGCTGCTCTTCGACGAGCAGGACCGGGTGCTGCTGGTCGACCCGGTCTACAAGCCGGCCTGGGAGTTCCCCGGCGGTGTGGTGGAGCTCGGCGAGGCGCCCACCGACGCCGGTGTGCGAGAGGTCGCCGAGGAGCTCGGCCTGGAACTGGAGCCCGCCGCCCTGCGGCTGCTCGCGGTGGACTGGGAGCCGGCCACCGACGACCGGCGCGGCGGCCTCCGGCTCGTCTACGACGGCGGCCGGCTGACGCCGGGTCGGCGGGCCGCGCTGCGGCTGCCGCCCGACGAGCTGCGGGCCTGGCGGCTGGTCAGCGCGGCGGAGGCGGCGGACCTGCTGCCGCCGAACCGGCACCGCCGGCTGCTGGCGGCACTCGCCGCGCGCAGCGGCGACGCCCCGCAGTACCTGGAGGCCGGGCAACCGGCGGCGCTCGGCCTGCCCGCGGGGTCGACGGCGGGGTGA
- a CDS encoding DUF4184 family protein, whose amino-acid sequence MPFTFSHPAAVLPLLRGLRGRGPLIASGLVAGSMAPDLPFFAASCHPGLFRHGALTHRWWAVPTVDVALAGAMVLGWRTALRRPLLGALPVPWAAAALAATADRGEPPRAAAFALSAAIGAASHVGWDAFTHPGRAGVRLLPALTRPVAGVPLCTLAQYGGSALALAGLGRHLARELRALPPAEQLPPPAGGRYRRALLGASAALGAGHRVLRGRRRPGRTGLDDLVSDLCFGAGAGAVAGALVLSAVDRVGSGRYVPRAFG is encoded by the coding sequence GTGCCGTTCACCTTCAGCCATCCGGCCGCCGTGCTGCCCCTGCTGCGCGGGCTGCGGGGCCGGGGGCCGCTGATCGCCTCCGGCCTGGTCGCCGGCTCGATGGCGCCGGACCTGCCGTTCTTCGCCGCCTCCTGCCACCCCGGGCTGTTCCGGCACGGCGCCCTGACCCACCGCTGGTGGGCGGTGCCCACGGTGGACGTCGCCCTGGCCGGTGCCATGGTGCTCGGCTGGCGGACCGCGTTGCGCCGCCCGCTGCTCGGCGCCCTGCCGGTGCCCTGGGCGGCCGCCGCGCTGGCCGCCACCGCCGACCGCGGCGAGCCGCCCCGGGCTGCGGCCTTCGCGCTCTCGGCGGCGATCGGCGCCGCCAGCCACGTCGGCTGGGACGCCTTCACCCACCCCGGCCGGGCCGGTGTGCGCCTGCTGCCCGCGCTGACCCGCCCGGTGGCGGGCGTGCCGCTCTGCACCCTCGCCCAGTACGGCGGTTCCGCCCTCGCCCTGGCCGGCCTCGGCCGCCACCTGGCCCGCGAACTGCGCGCCCTGCCGCCCGCCGAGCAGCTGCCGCCACCTGCCGGCGGCCGTTACCGCCGTGCCCTGCTCGGCGCGTCCGCCGCGCTGGGCGCCGGGCACCGGGTGCTGCGCGGGCGGCGCCGCCCCGGCCGGACGGGCCTCGACGACCTGGTGTCCGACCTGTGCTTCGGTGCCGGCGCCGGGGCGGTGGCCGGCGCCCTGGTGCTGAGCGCGGTCGACCGGGTGGGGAGCGGCCGGTACGTGCCGCGGGCGTTCGGCTAG
- a CDS encoding dipeptidase, which translates to MTEPDLAAAVRALMPRARQELAELVAFPSIADPQLGLEQECRAAAEWVADALRAEGLTNVRLLDTPDGTASVYGELLAAPGAPTVLLYSHYDVQPELDAAGWASPPFELTERDGRWYGRGAADCKGNILMHLTAVRALRETGGALPVNLKVIVEGSEEQGTGGMEQYALAHPELLTADAIIIGDVGNFAAGQPTATASLRGVCDVTVEVRALEGNLHSGQFGGAAPDPLAALIRMLDSLYDEHGGTVVKGLPCDQTWPGVSYPEDRFRADARVLDGVELIGTGEIGDRLWARPAVTVLGIDVPPVVGSTSSVQAGVRAKLSLRVPPGMDVKAAQDALIAHLESVAPWQVQLTVTAGSIGSAFSAHTSGPAYEALKGAMRESYGTELAMAGMGGSIPLCSTLAGLYPDAEIVLIGVEEPTTQIHALNESLDPAELEHMALAEALFLRDYPKAFGK; encoded by the coding sequence ATGACCGAACCCGATCTCGCCGCCGCCGTCCGGGCCCTGATGCCCCGAGCCCGCCAGGAGCTGGCCGAGCTGGTCGCCTTCCCGTCGATCGCCGACCCCCAGCTCGGGCTGGAGCAGGAGTGCCGGGCCGCCGCCGAGTGGGTGGCCGACGCGCTGCGGGCCGAGGGCCTGACGAACGTTCGGCTGCTGGACACCCCGGACGGCACCGCCTCCGTCTACGGTGAGCTGCTCGCCGCCCCCGGCGCTCCGACGGTGCTGCTGTACTCCCACTACGACGTGCAGCCGGAGCTGGACGCCGCCGGCTGGGCCAGCCCGCCGTTCGAGCTGACCGAGCGCGACGGCCGCTGGTACGGGCGCGGCGCGGCCGACTGCAAGGGCAACATCCTGATGCACCTGACGGCGGTTCGGGCGCTGCGCGAGACCGGCGGGGCGCTGCCGGTCAACCTGAAGGTGATCGTCGAGGGCTCCGAGGAGCAGGGCACCGGCGGCATGGAGCAGTACGCGCTGGCCCACCCGGAGCTGCTGACCGCCGATGCGATCATCATCGGCGACGTGGGCAACTTCGCGGCCGGGCAGCCCACCGCCACCGCCTCGCTGCGCGGCGTCTGCGACGTCACCGTGGAGGTCCGCGCGCTGGAGGGCAACCTGCACTCCGGGCAGTTCGGCGGTGCCGCGCCGGACCCGCTGGCCGCGCTGATCCGGATGCTCGACTCGCTCTACGACGAGCACGGCGGCACCGTGGTCAAGGGCCTGCCCTGCGACCAGACCTGGCCCGGCGTCAGCTACCCCGAGGACCGCTTCCGGGCGGACGCCAGGGTGCTGGACGGCGTCGAGCTGATCGGCACCGGCGAGATCGGCGACCGGCTGTGGGCCCGCCCGGCGGTCACCGTGCTCGGCATCGACGTGCCGCCGGTGGTCGGCTCCACCAGCTCGGTGCAGGCCGGCGTGCGGGCCAAGCTCAGCCTGCGGGTGCCGCCGGGCATGGACGTGAAGGCCGCGCAGGACGCGCTGATCGCCCACCTGGAGTCGGTCGCCCCCTGGCAGGTCCAGCTGACGGTCACCGCCGGCTCGATCGGCTCGGCGTTCAGCGCCCACACCTCCGGTCCCGCCTACGAGGCGCTGAAGGGCGCGATGCGCGAGTCCTACGGCACGGAGCTGGCGATGGCCGGCATGGGCGGCTCGATCCCGCTCTGCAGCACGCTGGCCGGCCTCTACCCGGACGCGGAGATCGTGCTGATCGGCGTGGAGGAGCCGACCACCCAGATCCACGCGCTCAACGAGAGCCTGGACCCGGCGGAGCTGGAGCACATGGCCCTGGCCGAGGCGCTCTTCCTGCGCGACTACCCGAAGGCGTTCGGGAAGTAG
- a CDS encoding geranylgeranyl reductase family protein, translating into MDGGAEPDALDGGAERDPLDGVWDVVVVGSGPAGSSAAHAAAGQGRRVLLLDKAEHPRYKTCGGGIIGPSRDCLPDDFKIPFQDRVNAVTFALNGRYHRTRRSRRMLFGLVNRTEFDQRLAEAAQQAGAVLVTGVTVTGVEQGGPDRRTVAVTLADGRSVRTRAVVGADGSASRIGRHVGVTFDQIDLGLEAEIPVPERVARTWEGRIHLDWGPLPGSYGWVFPKTDSGTLTVGVISARGDGEQTKRYLADYIRRLGLAEFRPAVESGHLTRCRAEDSPLSRGRVLVAGDAAGLLEPWTREGISYALRSGRLAGEWAVQVAEAGTPQEVRRQALNYAFAVKAGLGVEMRAGKVMLAAFERRPHLFHLAICLIGPAWRAFAQTTQGHTTFAQILRQYRAARRLSAWAAR; encoded by the coding sequence CTGGACGGCGGGGCCGAACCCGACGCGCTGGACGGCGGGGCCGAACGCGATCCGCTGGACGGCGTCTGGGACGTGGTGGTGGTCGGTTCGGGTCCGGCCGGCTCCTCGGCGGCCCACGCGGCCGCCGGGCAGGGCCGCCGGGTGCTGCTCCTCGACAAGGCCGAGCACCCGCGCTACAAGACCTGCGGCGGCGGGATCATCGGGCCGTCCCGGGACTGCCTGCCCGACGACTTCAAGATCCCGTTCCAGGACCGGGTGAACGCGGTCACCTTCGCGCTGAACGGCCGCTACCACCGCACCCGGCGCTCCCGGCGGATGCTCTTCGGCCTGGTCAACCGCACCGAGTTCGACCAGCGGCTGGCCGAGGCGGCCCAGCAGGCGGGTGCGGTGCTGGTCACCGGGGTGACCGTGACCGGCGTCGAGCAGGGCGGCCCGGACCGGCGCACCGTCGCGGTGACGCTCGCCGACGGCCGCTCGGTGCGGACCCGCGCGGTGGTCGGCGCGGACGGCAGCGCCAGCCGGATCGGACGGCACGTCGGGGTGACCTTCGACCAGATCGACCTGGGCCTGGAGGCCGAGATCCCGGTGCCCGAGCGGGTGGCCCGCACCTGGGAGGGGCGGATCCACCTGGACTGGGGGCCGCTGCCCGGCTCGTACGGCTGGGTCTTCCCCAAGACCGACTCCGGCACGCTGACCGTCGGCGTCATCTCGGCGCGCGGCGACGGCGAGCAGACCAAGCGCTACCTGGCCGACTACATCCGCCGACTGGGCCTGGCCGAGTTCCGGCCCGCCGTGGAGTCCGGGCACCTGACCCGCTGCCGGGCCGAGGACTCGCCGCTCTCCCGGGGCCGGGTGCTGGTCGCCGGGGACGCGGCCGGGCTGCTGGAGCCGTGGACCAGGGAGGGCATCTCGTACGCGCTGCGCTCCGGGCGGCTGGCCGGGGAGTGGGCGGTGCAGGTGGCCGAGGCGGGGACGCCGCAGGAGGTGCGCCGGCAGGCCCTCAACTACGCGTTCGCGGTGAAGGCCGGGCTGGGCGTGGAGATGCGGGCCGGCAAGGTGATGCTGGCCGCGTTCGAGCGCCGGCCGCACCTGTTCCACCTGGCGATCTGCCTGATCGGGCCGGCCTGGCGGGCGTTCGCCCAGACCACCCAGGGCCACACCACCTTCGCCCAGATCCTGCGCCAGTACCGGGCCGCGCGGCGGCTGTCGGCGTGGGCGGCGCGCTGA
- a CDS encoding MFS transporter, translating into MINDESAATAPAGLPTGAPVPDQRQAPPRAAPTHRAWTPVWAAAALALLLGVGWACRLAGPVGDLSAQWAWADFAARHPGAAYDFGWYGGVHPVSYSALTPYLMAAVGVPAVGVAAAVVAAALLAVLVRRLPAVRRPLPVALWGAFAMAANVIAGRVTFAVGLAFAVAAAVAALPGPGRAVGRWRLAGVAALAALATIGSPVAGLFVEVLAAALLFSGRRRVAVALGVPPPVLVIGPSLAFPFDGVYPIPLSTVIITTLFAVAIALLSPAGWRAVRIGSWLYAAGTVLTALVTSPIGGNVQRLGLLFGGVVLLAMVCSDTWGTAGRPRRVALAVTCALALGWTVNADVVGIPQAPPANQADGLLAELRALHAEQARVEAVPRLDHWESWRLLPTVELARGWNRQADVERNPFFYDGSLTAARYHDWLQQWSVRYVVLPPAGWTWPAPRRVPWCAPVPRGWSRSGRTSTGSCSGSPTPSRWCRPRPRSSTPTTARWR; encoded by the coding sequence GTGATCAACGACGAGAGTGCCGCGACCGCGCCGGCCGGACTGCCCACCGGCGCACCGGTGCCCGACCAGCGCCAGGCGCCACCGCGCGCTGCCCCGACCCACCGGGCCTGGACTCCGGTCTGGGCGGCCGCGGCGCTGGCGCTGCTGCTCGGGGTGGGCTGGGCCTGCCGGCTGGCCGGGCCGGTGGGGGATCTCTCCGCCCAGTGGGCCTGGGCCGACTTCGCGGCTCGGCACCCCGGCGCGGCCTACGACTTCGGCTGGTACGGCGGCGTGCATCCGGTCTCGTACAGCGCGCTGACGCCGTATCTGATGGCCGCCGTCGGGGTGCCGGCGGTCGGGGTGGCCGCCGCGGTCGTGGCGGCGGCGCTGCTGGCGGTGCTGGTCCGGCGGCTGCCCGCGGTGCGCCGGCCGCTGCCGGTGGCGCTCTGGGGTGCGTTCGCGATGGCGGCGAACGTCATCGCGGGGCGGGTCACCTTCGCGGTGGGGCTGGCGTTCGCGGTGGCCGCGGCAGTGGCGGCGCTGCCCGGGCCCGGCCGCGCGGTCGGCCGGTGGCGGCTGGCAGGGGTGGCCGCCCTGGCGGCGCTGGCCACCATCGGCAGCCCGGTGGCCGGACTGTTCGTCGAGGTACTGGCGGCGGCGCTGCTGTTCAGCGGGCGGCGCCGGGTCGCGGTGGCGCTGGGGGTGCCGCCGCCGGTGCTGGTGATCGGCCCGAGCCTGGCGTTCCCGTTCGACGGGGTCTATCCGATCCCGCTCTCCACGGTGATCATCACCACCCTGTTCGCGGTCGCGATCGCGCTGCTCAGCCCGGCCGGGTGGCGGGCGGTGCGGATCGGCAGCTGGCTCTATGCGGCGGGCACGGTCCTGACCGCCCTGGTCACCAGCCCGATCGGCGGGAACGTGCAGCGGCTCGGGCTGCTGTTCGGCGGCGTGGTGCTGCTCGCCATGGTCTGCTCGGACACCTGGGGCACGGCCGGACGCCCGCGCCGGGTGGCGCTGGCGGTCACCTGCGCGCTCGCCCTGGGGTGGACGGTCAACGCGGACGTCGTCGGCATCCCGCAGGCGCCGCCCGCGAACCAGGCCGACGGGCTGCTCGCCGAGCTGCGCGCCCTGCACGCGGAGCAGGCCCGGGTGGAGGCGGTGCCGAGGCTGGACCACTGGGAGTCCTGGCGCCTGCTGCCCACGGTGGAACTGGCCCGCGGCTGGAACCGCCAGGCGGATGTGGAGCGCAATCCGTTCTTCTACGACGGCTCGCTGACCGCCGCGCGCTACCACGACTGGCTGCAGCAGTGGTCGGTGCGGTACGTGGTGCTGCCACCGGCCGGCTGGACGTGGCCGGCACCAAGGAGGGTGCCGTGGTGCGCGCCCGTCCCGCGTGGCTGGAGCCGGTCTGGCAGGACCAGCACTGGCAGCTGTTCCGGTTCACCGACGCCCAGCCGATGGTGCCGGCCCCGGCCGCGATCGAGCACGCCGACGACGGCGAGGTGGCGCTGA